A part of Silvimonas soli genomic DNA contains:
- a CDS encoding lambda exonuclease family protein, with amino-acid sequence MEQRSPEWFAARLGKVTASRVADIMARTAKGYAASRQNYMAELLCERLTGCREDKFVNAAMARGTEKEPEARAIYMLRSGELVLEEGFVVHPELPEDFGISPDGLIGSDGLLEIKCPQTWTHIETIRTGEIKKEYVIQMQAQMACTGRQWCDFVSFDDRLPEELAYFQTRVERDDAFIAEMMGEIRLFLSDLNATVHQLNLKAA; translated from the coding sequence ATGGAGCAGCGTTCACCTGAATGGTTTGCCGCCCGCTTGGGCAAGGTTACCGCCAGCCGCGTGGCTGACATCATGGCGCGCACCGCCAAGGGCTATGCCGCCAGCCGCCAGAACTACATGGCCGAACTGCTTTGCGAGCGTTTGACCGGCTGCCGCGAAGATAAATTCGTCAACGCCGCCATGGCGCGGGGCACTGAGAAAGAACCGGAAGCGCGGGCCATTTACATGCTCCGCAGCGGCGAGCTGGTCCTTGAAGAAGGCTTTGTGGTGCACCCGGAACTGCCGGAAGACTTTGGCATTTCACCAGATGGCCTGATTGGCAGCGATGGGCTACTGGAAATCAAATGCCCACAAACCTGGACCCACATCGAAACGATCCGCACCGGCGAAATCAAAAAGGAATACGTGATCCAGATGCAGGCTCAAATGGCCTGCACTGGGCGCCAATGGTGCGACTTTGTTTCGTTTGATGACCGGTTACCGGAAGAGCTAGCTTACTTCCAGACTCGTGTTGAACGCGACGATGCATTCATCGCGGAAATGATGGGCGAAATCCGGCTGTTTCTGAGTGACCTGAATGCTACGGTTCATCAACTCAATTTGAAGGCTGCGTGA
- a CDS encoding phosphoadenosine phosphosulfate reductase family protein, whose translation MEHNVISVSGGKDSTALLLLALERQPENLQAVFADTGNEHPQTYDYVRYLSEVTGVPIRWVKADFSRQMEGKRKFVAEKWPAMDVPDDQVQRALAVLQPTGNPFLDLCIWKGRFPSSQAAFCSEELKRNPIQKQVQNPLLDAGDDVMSWQGVRADESPRRALLTELEFVRKSGAGGELWNVRPILRWTADECFAMHRKHGVEHNPLYEQGMGRVGCMPCINCRKDELLAISKRFPEEISRIAEWEQIVSQASKRGSSTFFAAANLGITDNDSSVLDQANVHKFVEWAQTSRGGKQFDAFRVLDDGPLCSSIYGLCE comes from the coding sequence ATGGAGCACAACGTCATCAGCGTGTCGGGCGGGAAGGACAGCACAGCGCTGCTACTTCTCGCTCTTGAGCGCCAGCCAGAAAACCTGCAAGCGGTCTTTGCCGACACCGGCAACGAGCACCCCCAGACCTATGACTACGTGCGCTACCTATCAGAAGTGACAGGGGTTCCGATTCGCTGGGTAAAGGCGGATTTTTCGCGGCAGATGGAAGGCAAGCGCAAGTTTGTCGCGGAGAAGTGGCCCGCGATGGACGTGCCAGATGACCAGGTGCAGCGCGCACTGGCCGTCCTGCAACCGACCGGCAATCCGTTTCTCGACCTGTGTATCTGGAAAGGCCGGTTCCCTTCCAGCCAGGCCGCATTCTGTTCGGAAGAACTCAAGCGCAACCCGATCCAGAAGCAGGTGCAAAACCCGCTGCTGGATGCCGGCGACGACGTGATGTCATGGCAGGGTGTTCGTGCCGATGAATCACCGCGCCGTGCGTTGCTGACCGAACTGGAATTCGTCCGCAAGAGCGGTGCCGGTGGCGAGCTTTGGAACGTCCGCCCGATCCTGCGCTGGACTGCCGACGAGTGCTTTGCCATGCACCGCAAGCACGGCGTCGAACACAACCCTCTGTACGAGCAAGGCATGGGCCGCGTCGGCTGCATGCCCTGCATCAACTGCCGCAAGGATGAGCTGCTGGCCATCAGCAAGCGGTTCCCCGAAGAAATTTCACGTATTGCCGAGTGGGAGCAGATCGTCTCGCAGGCCAGCAAGCGCGGCAGCTCGACGTTCTTCGCTGCCGCCAATCTTGGTATCACGGACAACGACAGCAGCGTCTTGGATCAGGCCAACGTCCACAAATTTGTGGAGTGGGCGCAGACCAGTCGCGGCGGCAAGCAGTTCGACGCCTTCCGCGTGCTGGATGACGGCCCGCTGTGCTCTTCAATTTACGGCCTTTGCGAGTAA
- a CDS encoding single-stranded DNA-binding protein has protein sequence MASLNKVLLIGNLGRDPEVRYTPAGDAVCNFSIATTDRWKDKQGQQQEKTEWHNITMYRRLAEIAGQYLKKGSSVYIEGRIQTRKWQDKQTGADRYTTEIIADQMQMLSGRGGAGGEQHDEQAPPDDGYENHKPAANQHSNRPQNKPGPARNFDDFEDDIPFLSGCAWHDPLFKRHTFTE, from the coding sequence ATGGCTTCCCTCAACAAAGTGCTGTTGATCGGCAATCTCGGCCGTGACCCCGAGGTGCGCTATACACCGGCCGGTGATGCGGTTTGCAACTTCAGTATTGCGACCACTGACCGCTGGAAAGACAAACAGGGGCAGCAGCAGGAAAAAACCGAGTGGCACAACATCACGATGTACCGGCGACTGGCAGAGATCGCCGGTCAGTACCTGAAAAAAGGTAGCTCGGTTTACATTGAAGGCCGCATTCAAACCCGAAAGTGGCAGGACAAGCAGACCGGCGCTGATCGCTACACGACCGAGATCATTGCTGACCAGATGCAGATGCTCTCCGGCCGTGGTGGCGCGGGTGGCGAGCAGCATGACGAACAAGCGCCCCCGGATGATGGCTATGAGAACCACAAGCCTGCTGCCAATCAGCATTCGAACCGACCGCAGAACAAGCCGGGGCCAGCGCGCAACTTCGACGACTTTGAGGACGATATCCCATTCCTCTCCGGTTGCGCCTGGCACGATCCACTGTTCAAGCGGCACACATTCACCGAATAA
- a CDS encoding S24 family peptidase codes for MSSLSERLRLALKSAAERRPTERINQAWLSRQVGISSAGITKWFNDGTRSLEGENLIKAAAALGVSAAWLASGKGEMLKEDFGPAIQTPFRPVRTINNLDEAEHDIFEVPRYTLKASAGTGQIVFAVDELGQPNYCRAGWAKREGLNPADLFSIVVVGDSMMPTIPEGASVIVHKQSQILSGKVHVICRDGECYVKRLIKQFDGSLLVRSDNQAAYKDVVIPADELDTVHLVGLVVSVSFNI; via the coding sequence ATGAGCTCCCTATCTGAACGCTTGCGCCTTGCGCTTAAATCGGCCGCAGAACGTCGACCGACAGAACGAATCAATCAGGCTTGGTTATCCCGCCAAGTGGGAATCAGCTCTGCTGGCATAACTAAATGGTTCAATGATGGAACCCGGAGCCTTGAGGGAGAGAATTTGATCAAGGCGGCAGCGGCCCTTGGGGTCTCTGCAGCATGGCTCGCCAGTGGGAAGGGAGAAATGCTAAAGGAAGATTTCGGTCCTGCGATTCAAACGCCTTTCCGGCCGGTGCGCACCATCAATAACCTGGACGAAGCAGAGCACGACATATTTGAAGTGCCACGCTATACGCTAAAGGCGTCGGCCGGGACCGGCCAGATAGTGTTCGCTGTCGATGAATTGGGGCAGCCTAACTACTGCCGTGCGGGGTGGGCCAAGCGCGAAGGTCTTAATCCGGCCGATTTATTTTCGATCGTGGTCGTCGGCGACAGCATGATGCCTACCATCCCCGAGGGCGCTAGTGTGATCGTTCACAAGCAGTCTCAGATTTTGAGCGGCAAGGTGCATGTGATTTGTCGCGATGGCGAATGCTATGTGAAGCGCCTGATCAAGCAGTTCGACGGATCGCTGCTTGTGCGTTCGGACAACCAGGCGGCGTACAAGGATGTGGTGATTCCGGCCGATGAGCTGGATACCGTGCATCTGGTAGGGCTCGTGGTATCGGTGTCATTTAATATTTGA
- a CDS encoding CII family transcriptional regulator, which translates to MSASLPKSDETTRKLEAQLLRSLAEVGQVEVSARMGVSESTLSRMKGEDLQRIASLVSALGLKLVRTDALTVDRADFIAVKRMARNWLDADLASLGEEL; encoded by the coding sequence ATGAGTGCATCTTTACCGAAGAGTGATGAAACGACACGCAAGTTAGAAGCCCAGCTCTTGCGCAGCCTTGCCGAGGTCGGTCAGGTCGAAGTGTCAGCGCGCATGGGCGTGAGCGAATCAACCCTGTCACGCATGAAGGGCGAGGACCTGCAACGCATTGCAAGTCTGGTTTCAGCGCTCGGTTTGAAGCTGGTGCGAACAGATGCATTGACGGTGGATCGCGCGGACTTCATTGCGGTAAAGCGCATGGCCCGGAACTGGCTTGATGCCGATCTGGCAAGCCTGGGGGAGGAGTTGTGA
- a CDS encoding DUF4406 domain-containing protein: MKRIYVAGPMTGLADLNFPAFHAEATRLRSLGYVAINPAEINPDPADAWTDCMRADIAQLVTCDAIALLPGWQHSRGASLERYIAASLGLRCAPAHEFDGSDLLVAA, translated from the coding sequence ATGAAACGTATTTATGTAGCTGGCCCCATGACCGGGCTGGCCGATCTGAATTTTCCCGCCTTCCACGCCGAAGCAACTCGGCTACGCTCGCTTGGTTACGTCGCAATCAACCCGGCCGAAATCAACCCTGACCCAGCCGACGCATGGACGGACTGCATGCGTGCCGATATCGCGCAGCTGGTGACGTGCGATGCAATTGCCCTGCTGCCTGGCTGGCAGCATTCGCGAGGCGCTTCGCTGGAACGGTACATCGCGGCCTCACTGGGCCTGCGCTGCGCGCCAGCGCATGAGTTTGATGGCTCTGACCTGTTGGTGGCCGCATGA
- a CDS encoding type II toxin-antitoxin system HicA family toxin, with translation MSKHKNTFDKMRRKPPPSDLKWSDLVSAMRHIGYEVLNGSGSRRKFYNKDLDLLISCHEPHPSPNVDKGCVVDILDHLHEHDLI, from the coding sequence ATGTCCAAACATAAAAACACGTTCGACAAGATGCGAAGAAAACCGCCCCCTTCAGATTTGAAGTGGAGCGATTTGGTTTCGGCAATGCGGCACATTGGCTACGAGGTGCTCAATGGTTCGGGTTCTCGTCGCAAATTTTACAACAAGGATCTAGATTTGCTGATCAGTTGTCACGAACCGCATCCTAGCCCGAATGTAGACAAAGGTTGTGTTGTCGACATTCTGGACCATCTGCACGAACACGATCTCATCTGA
- the bet gene encoding phage recombination protein Bet: protein MSTGNALTTLTQTLATKLNMGDGAQLVETLKATAFKGQVSDAQMTALLVVANQYGLNPWTKEIYAFPDKNNGIVPVVGVDGWSRIINGHPQFDGIEFDQDSESCTCRIFRKDRSHATSVTEWMSECKRANVGPWQSHPKRMLRHKAMIQCARLAFGYGGIFDQDEAERIAERDITPAPQAIGKQAANGKADDPRRDILLEAARNLAMEGNVDNLRTHFRNLTPEERAIIGTDEMAKLGAEAVAIAEKANTPIDVPFEEVV, encoded by the coding sequence ATGAGTACGGGTAACGCACTTACCACCCTGACACAAACTCTGGCCACCAAGCTCAATATGGGCGACGGTGCCCAACTGGTTGAAACGTTGAAAGCGACTGCCTTCAAGGGCCAAGTCTCCGACGCGCAGATGACCGCGCTACTGGTCGTTGCGAACCAGTACGGCCTGAATCCGTGGACCAAGGAAATATACGCTTTTCCTGACAAAAACAACGGCATCGTTCCGGTCGTTGGCGTGGATGGCTGGTCGCGGATCATCAATGGCCACCCACAATTCGATGGCATTGAATTCGACCAGGACAGCGAAAGTTGCACCTGCCGGATATTTCGCAAGGATCGTTCTCACGCAACATCGGTCACAGAATGGATGAGCGAATGCAAACGGGCGAACGTGGGTCCTTGGCAAAGCCATCCCAAACGCATGCTGCGTCACAAGGCGATGATCCAGTGCGCCCGGCTTGCCTTTGGCTATGGCGGCATCTTTGACCAGGATGAAGCTGAACGGATCGCCGAGCGCGATATCACCCCTGCTCCGCAGGCCATTGGCAAACAAGCAGCAAACGGCAAAGCCGATGACCCACGCCGCGACATTCTGCTGGAAGCGGCCCGCAATCTGGCCATGGAAGGCAATGTCGACAACTTGCGTACCCACTTCCGGAATTTGACTCCGGAAGAACGCGCAATTATCGGCACGGATGAAATGGCAAAGCTGGGCGCCGAGGCGGTAGCAATCGCCGAAAAGGCAAACACCCCAATTGATGTCCCTTTTGAGGAGGTAGTGTGA
- a CDS encoding type II toxin-antitoxin system HicB family antitoxin: protein MAILKYKDFEAVAELSDDMTRVRGKILYIEDLVTFESSDLGGGIQREFEEAVEDYLATCKALGREPKKPFKGVFQVRVTPEVHRKAATCAARHKTTLNDLMVKALVQFLDYGEHTERESAKILESIKGLSSLPAKQTYDTSYQLGPQDTFGEHFSFESNLVRIATPRINIQ from the coding sequence ATGGCTATTTTAAAATACAAAGATTTTGAAGCTGTCGCCGAACTAAGCGACGACATGACAAGAGTTCGCGGGAAAATTCTTTACATTGAAGATTTGGTGACCTTTGAGTCGTCCGATCTAGGTGGCGGAATTCAGCGGGAGTTTGAAGAGGCTGTGGAAGACTACCTCGCCACTTGTAAAGCCCTTGGACGCGAACCCAAAAAACCGTTTAAAGGGGTTTTCCAGGTTAGGGTGACGCCAGAAGTCCATCGCAAAGCTGCTACATGCGCAGCGCGTCACAAAACAACACTGAATGACCTAATGGTCAAAGCATTAGTTCAGTTCCTGGATTACGGCGAGCACACAGAACGCGAGAGTGCAAAAATCCTTGAGTCAATCAAGGGGTTGTCTTCTCTTCCTGCGAAACAGACCTACGATACGAGTTATCAACTCGGCCCTCAAGATACCTTCGGGGAACATTTTTCTTTTGAATCGAACCTTGTTCGCATAGCTACGCCAAGGATCAATATTCAATGA